From a region of the Sesamum indicum cultivar Zhongzhi No. 13 linkage group LG3, S_indicum_v1.0, whole genome shotgun sequence genome:
- the LOC105158635 gene encoding uncharacterized protein LOC105158635 isoform X2: MIRILQTVCLCLICGVCVVVSFFLFVLASFCSPTCISCVCLIWIGSQGIPFSYSPLSFVIFSGYMNIEGKRERGGGGVQIASGPSGHQFCSWEGEEAVDVSKYAHSPVHKAIILKDYTALRMIIAGLPRLCDPSEIQTEPISLAEEAKADAIAAAIDRRDVPNRETPLHLAIKFGDEAATEILMQAGADWSLQNDQGWSALQEAICNREEGIAKIIVRHYQPLAWAKWCRRLPRLIGTMRRMRDFYMEITFHFESSVIPFISRIAPSDTYKIWKRGANLRADMTLAGFDGFRIQRSDQSFLFLGDGSEDGKVPPGSLCMVSHRDKEVMNALDGAGTPPTEAEVQQEVIAMSQTNIFRPGIDVTQAVLLPQTTWRRQEKTEMVGPWKAKVYDMHNVVVSIKSRRVPGAMTDDEFFNSCNGNETESELDDILTEEERKQLETALKMDSENENSDGIIAHRHSCCELRDIPVEDAKSCRNRESKVEKKGWFGSWRKSENKQGEKKNAPPRSSLCVEEKSCNLPEDSPSRSKIRHSRHSTEIDVKRDEHKRGRDAKASSANAESGNRRKDGSREGEYKKGLRPILCLSPDFPLQTEELLPLLDILANKVKAIRRLRELLTTKLPKGTFPVKVAIPIVPTIRVIVTFTKFEELQPVDEFSTPPSSPTAGGRESASGVQPSSPSWFQWIKSPYQRAGASTGGSSNKIENIQDPFAIPPNYTWITAEAKKKKMQEKSKSKKPKAQK, from the exons ATGATAAGAATACTGCAAACAGTTTGCCTTTGCTTGATTTGTGGGGTTTGTGTTGTAGtatctttctttctgtttG TTTTGGCTTCGTTTTGTAGCCCCACATGCATTTCTTGCGTTTGTCTGATCTGGATTGGATCACAAGGAATTCCCTTTTCGTATTCCCCATTATCTTTTGTCATCTTCTCTGGATATATGAATATTGAgggaaagagagagagaggtggtGGTGGGGTTCAAATAGCTTCCGGGCCTTCCGGGCACCAATTCTGTTCTTGGGAAGGAGAAGAAG CTGTTGACGTGTCCAAGTACGCTCATAGTCCTGTTCATAAGGCCATAATTTTGAAGGATTATACTGCTCTCAGGATGATTATTGCTGGCCTTCCCCGGCTCTGTGATCCATCTGAGATTCAGACAGAACCAATTTCACTTGCTGAGGAAGCTAAAGCTGATGCCATAGCTGCTGCAATTGATCGGCGTGACGTTCCTAACCGGGAAACTCCACTTCATTTGGCAATTAAATTTGGCGATGAGGCTGCAACTGAGATACTTATGCAGGCCGGTGCAGATTGGAGCTTGCAGAATGATCAGGGTTGGAGTGCTTTACAGGAAGCAATATGTAATAGGGAAGAAGGGATTGCAAAGATTATAGTTAGGCACTACCAGCCACTGGCTTGGGCAAAATGGTGCAGAAGGTTGCCTCGGTTGATTGGAACAATGAGACGGATGAGAGATTTTTACATGGAGATCACCTTTCATTTTGAGAGTTCAGTCATCCCTTTCATTTCAAGAATTGCCCCTTCTGATACTTACAAAATTTGGAAGAGAGGTGCAAATTTGAGGGCAGATATGACTTTGGCCGGTTTTGATGGTTTCAGAATCCAGCGTTCTGACCAAAGTTTTTTGTTCCTTGGTGATGGCTCAGAAGATGGAAAAGTTCCTCCGGGATCACTATGCATGGTTTCACATAGAGATAAGGAGGTTATGAACGCTCTGGATGGTGCTGGTACTCCACCAACTGAGGCTGAAGTGCAGCAAGAAGTGATTGCAATGTCCCAGACCAATATATTCCGGCCTGGCATTGATGTAACTCAAGCAGTTCTTTTGCCTCAAACAACATGGAGGAGACAGGAAAAAACAGAAATGGTGGGTCCTTGGAAAGCGAAAGTATATGATATGCATAATGTGGTTGTAAGCATTAAATCAAGGAGGGTCCCAGGGGCCATGACAGACGATGAATTCTTTAATTCCTGCAATGGCAATGAGACAGAGAGTGAGCTTGATGATATTTTGACAGAGGAAGAGAGAAAGCAGCTTGAGACTGCACTTAAGATGGACTCGGAGAATGAAAACAGTGATGGCATTATTGCTCACCGTCATAGTTGTTGTGAGCTAAGGGATATTCCTGTTGAGGATGCAAAAAGTTGTAGGAACAGAGAAAGTAAAGTGGAAAAGAAAGGATGGTTTGGTAGCTGGAGGAAATCGGAAAACAAACAAGGTGAAAAAAAGAATGCTCCACCAAGAAGTTCTTTGTGTGTAGAAGAGAAATCTTGCAATCTCCCAGAGGACTCTCCTTCGAGAAGTAAAATTAGGCACAGTAGGCACTCTACGGAGATTGATGTAAAGCGGGATGAGCATAAGAGAGGAAGAGACGCTAAAGCTTCTTCGGCAAATGCTGAGAGTGGAAATCGCCGCAAGGATGGAAGTCGTGAGGGTGAGTATAAGAAAGGTTTGAGGCCTATTCTTTGTCTTTCTCCAGATTTTCCCTTACAAACAGAAGAACTCCTACCGTTGCTTGACATTTTAGCAAACAAAGTAAAAGCTATCAGGCGATTAAGAGAGTTACTCACTACCAAGCTACCGAAAGGCACCTTCCCTGTCAAG GTTGCAATTCCGATAGTACCCACTATCAGGGTGATCGTTACTTTTACAAAGTTTGAAGAATTGCAACCGGTAGATGAATTCTCGACGCCACCATCAAGTCCGACTGCTGGTGGCAGAGAAAGCGCTTCAGGCGTTCAGCCTTCAAGTCCATCATGGTTTCAGTGGATAAAGTCTCCTTATCAACGTGCGGGGGCTTCTACAGGTGGCTCTAGCAATAAGATCGAAAATATTCAGGACCCATTTGCAATTCCTCCCAATTATACGTGGATTACAGCAgaagcaaagaaaaagaaaatgcaggAGAAGAGTAAATCTAAAAAACCAAAAGCTCAGAAGTAG
- the LOC105158635 gene encoding uncharacterized protein LOC105158635 isoform X1, protein MIRILQTVCLCLICGVCVVVSFFLFVLASFCSPTCISCVCLIWIGSQGIPFSYSPLSFVIFSGYMNIEGKRERGGGGVQIASGPSGHQFCSWEGEEGMAAVDVSKYAHSPVHKAIILKDYTALRMIIAGLPRLCDPSEIQTEPISLAEEAKADAIAAAIDRRDVPNRETPLHLAIKFGDEAATEILMQAGADWSLQNDQGWSALQEAICNREEGIAKIIVRHYQPLAWAKWCRRLPRLIGTMRRMRDFYMEITFHFESSVIPFISRIAPSDTYKIWKRGANLRADMTLAGFDGFRIQRSDQSFLFLGDGSEDGKVPPGSLCMVSHRDKEVMNALDGAGTPPTEAEVQQEVIAMSQTNIFRPGIDVTQAVLLPQTTWRRQEKTEMVGPWKAKVYDMHNVVVSIKSRRVPGAMTDDEFFNSCNGNETESELDDILTEEERKQLETALKMDSENENSDGIIAHRHSCCELRDIPVEDAKSCRNRESKVEKKGWFGSWRKSENKQGEKKNAPPRSSLCVEEKSCNLPEDSPSRSKIRHSRHSTEIDVKRDEHKRGRDAKASSANAESGNRRKDGSREGEYKKGLRPILCLSPDFPLQTEELLPLLDILANKVKAIRRLRELLTTKLPKGTFPVKVAIPIVPTIRVIVTFTKFEELQPVDEFSTPPSSPTAGGRESASGVQPSSPSWFQWIKSPYQRAGASTGGSSNKIENIQDPFAIPPNYTWITAEAKKKKMQEKSKSKKPKAQK, encoded by the exons ATGATAAGAATACTGCAAACAGTTTGCCTTTGCTTGATTTGTGGGGTTTGTGTTGTAGtatctttctttctgtttG TTTTGGCTTCGTTTTGTAGCCCCACATGCATTTCTTGCGTTTGTCTGATCTGGATTGGATCACAAGGAATTCCCTTTTCGTATTCCCCATTATCTTTTGTCATCTTCTCTGGATATATGAATATTGAgggaaagagagagagaggtggtGGTGGGGTTCAAATAGCTTCCGGGCCTTCCGGGCACCAATTCTGTTCTTGGGAAGGAGAAGAAG GCATGGCAGCTGTTGACGTGTCCAAGTACGCTCATAGTCCTGTTCATAAGGCCATAATTTTGAAGGATTATACTGCTCTCAGGATGATTATTGCTGGCCTTCCCCGGCTCTGTGATCCATCTGAGATTCAGACAGAACCAATTTCACTTGCTGAGGAAGCTAAAGCTGATGCCATAGCTGCTGCAATTGATCGGCGTGACGTTCCTAACCGGGAAACTCCACTTCATTTGGCAATTAAATTTGGCGATGAGGCTGCAACTGAGATACTTATGCAGGCCGGTGCAGATTGGAGCTTGCAGAATGATCAGGGTTGGAGTGCTTTACAGGAAGCAATATGTAATAGGGAAGAAGGGATTGCAAAGATTATAGTTAGGCACTACCAGCCACTGGCTTGGGCAAAATGGTGCAGAAGGTTGCCTCGGTTGATTGGAACAATGAGACGGATGAGAGATTTTTACATGGAGATCACCTTTCATTTTGAGAGTTCAGTCATCCCTTTCATTTCAAGAATTGCCCCTTCTGATACTTACAAAATTTGGAAGAGAGGTGCAAATTTGAGGGCAGATATGACTTTGGCCGGTTTTGATGGTTTCAGAATCCAGCGTTCTGACCAAAGTTTTTTGTTCCTTGGTGATGGCTCAGAAGATGGAAAAGTTCCTCCGGGATCACTATGCATGGTTTCACATAGAGATAAGGAGGTTATGAACGCTCTGGATGGTGCTGGTACTCCACCAACTGAGGCTGAAGTGCAGCAAGAAGTGATTGCAATGTCCCAGACCAATATATTCCGGCCTGGCATTGATGTAACTCAAGCAGTTCTTTTGCCTCAAACAACATGGAGGAGACAGGAAAAAACAGAAATGGTGGGTCCTTGGAAAGCGAAAGTATATGATATGCATAATGTGGTTGTAAGCATTAAATCAAGGAGGGTCCCAGGGGCCATGACAGACGATGAATTCTTTAATTCCTGCAATGGCAATGAGACAGAGAGTGAGCTTGATGATATTTTGACAGAGGAAGAGAGAAAGCAGCTTGAGACTGCACTTAAGATGGACTCGGAGAATGAAAACAGTGATGGCATTATTGCTCACCGTCATAGTTGTTGTGAGCTAAGGGATATTCCTGTTGAGGATGCAAAAAGTTGTAGGAACAGAGAAAGTAAAGTGGAAAAGAAAGGATGGTTTGGTAGCTGGAGGAAATCGGAAAACAAACAAGGTGAAAAAAAGAATGCTCCACCAAGAAGTTCTTTGTGTGTAGAAGAGAAATCTTGCAATCTCCCAGAGGACTCTCCTTCGAGAAGTAAAATTAGGCACAGTAGGCACTCTACGGAGATTGATGTAAAGCGGGATGAGCATAAGAGAGGAAGAGACGCTAAAGCTTCTTCGGCAAATGCTGAGAGTGGAAATCGCCGCAAGGATGGAAGTCGTGAGGGTGAGTATAAGAAAGGTTTGAGGCCTATTCTTTGTCTTTCTCCAGATTTTCCCTTACAAACAGAAGAACTCCTACCGTTGCTTGACATTTTAGCAAACAAAGTAAAAGCTATCAGGCGATTAAGAGAGTTACTCACTACCAAGCTACCGAAAGGCACCTTCCCTGTCAAG GTTGCAATTCCGATAGTACCCACTATCAGGGTGATCGTTACTTTTACAAAGTTTGAAGAATTGCAACCGGTAGATGAATTCTCGACGCCACCATCAAGTCCGACTGCTGGTGGCAGAGAAAGCGCTTCAGGCGTTCAGCCTTCAAGTCCATCATGGTTTCAGTGGATAAAGTCTCCTTATCAACGTGCGGGGGCTTCTACAGGTGGCTCTAGCAATAAGATCGAAAATATTCAGGACCCATTTGCAATTCCTCCCAATTATACGTGGATTACAGCAgaagcaaagaaaaagaaaatgcaggAGAAGAGTAAATCTAAAAAACCAAAAGCTCAGAAGTAG
- the LOC105158635 gene encoding uncharacterized protein LOC105158635 isoform X3: MNIEGKRERGGGGVQIASGPSGHQFCSWEGEEGMAAVDVSKYAHSPVHKAIILKDYTALRMIIAGLPRLCDPSEIQTEPISLAEEAKADAIAAAIDRRDVPNRETPLHLAIKFGDEAATEILMQAGADWSLQNDQGWSALQEAICNREEGIAKIIVRHYQPLAWAKWCRRLPRLIGTMRRMRDFYMEITFHFESSVIPFISRIAPSDTYKIWKRGANLRADMTLAGFDGFRIQRSDQSFLFLGDGSEDGKVPPGSLCMVSHRDKEVMNALDGAGTPPTEAEVQQEVIAMSQTNIFRPGIDVTQAVLLPQTTWRRQEKTEMVGPWKAKVYDMHNVVVSIKSRRVPGAMTDDEFFNSCNGNETESELDDILTEEERKQLETALKMDSENENSDGIIAHRHSCCELRDIPVEDAKSCRNRESKVEKKGWFGSWRKSENKQGEKKNAPPRSSLCVEEKSCNLPEDSPSRSKIRHSRHSTEIDVKRDEHKRGRDAKASSANAESGNRRKDGSREGEYKKGLRPILCLSPDFPLQTEELLPLLDILANKVKAIRRLRELLTTKLPKGTFPVKVAIPIVPTIRVIVTFTKFEELQPVDEFSTPPSSPTAGGRESASGVQPSSPSWFQWIKSPYQRAGASTGGSSNKIENIQDPFAIPPNYTWITAEAKKKKMQEKSKSKKPKAQK; encoded by the exons ATGAATATTGAgggaaagagagagagaggtggtGGTGGGGTTCAAATAGCTTCCGGGCCTTCCGGGCACCAATTCTGTTCTTGGGAAGGAGAAGAAG GCATGGCAGCTGTTGACGTGTCCAAGTACGCTCATAGTCCTGTTCATAAGGCCATAATTTTGAAGGATTATACTGCTCTCAGGATGATTATTGCTGGCCTTCCCCGGCTCTGTGATCCATCTGAGATTCAGACAGAACCAATTTCACTTGCTGAGGAAGCTAAAGCTGATGCCATAGCTGCTGCAATTGATCGGCGTGACGTTCCTAACCGGGAAACTCCACTTCATTTGGCAATTAAATTTGGCGATGAGGCTGCAACTGAGATACTTATGCAGGCCGGTGCAGATTGGAGCTTGCAGAATGATCAGGGTTGGAGTGCTTTACAGGAAGCAATATGTAATAGGGAAGAAGGGATTGCAAAGATTATAGTTAGGCACTACCAGCCACTGGCTTGGGCAAAATGGTGCAGAAGGTTGCCTCGGTTGATTGGAACAATGAGACGGATGAGAGATTTTTACATGGAGATCACCTTTCATTTTGAGAGTTCAGTCATCCCTTTCATTTCAAGAATTGCCCCTTCTGATACTTACAAAATTTGGAAGAGAGGTGCAAATTTGAGGGCAGATATGACTTTGGCCGGTTTTGATGGTTTCAGAATCCAGCGTTCTGACCAAAGTTTTTTGTTCCTTGGTGATGGCTCAGAAGATGGAAAAGTTCCTCCGGGATCACTATGCATGGTTTCACATAGAGATAAGGAGGTTATGAACGCTCTGGATGGTGCTGGTACTCCACCAACTGAGGCTGAAGTGCAGCAAGAAGTGATTGCAATGTCCCAGACCAATATATTCCGGCCTGGCATTGATGTAACTCAAGCAGTTCTTTTGCCTCAAACAACATGGAGGAGACAGGAAAAAACAGAAATGGTGGGTCCTTGGAAAGCGAAAGTATATGATATGCATAATGTGGTTGTAAGCATTAAATCAAGGAGGGTCCCAGGGGCCATGACAGACGATGAATTCTTTAATTCCTGCAATGGCAATGAGACAGAGAGTGAGCTTGATGATATTTTGACAGAGGAAGAGAGAAAGCAGCTTGAGACTGCACTTAAGATGGACTCGGAGAATGAAAACAGTGATGGCATTATTGCTCACCGTCATAGTTGTTGTGAGCTAAGGGATATTCCTGTTGAGGATGCAAAAAGTTGTAGGAACAGAGAAAGTAAAGTGGAAAAGAAAGGATGGTTTGGTAGCTGGAGGAAATCGGAAAACAAACAAGGTGAAAAAAAGAATGCTCCACCAAGAAGTTCTTTGTGTGTAGAAGAGAAATCTTGCAATCTCCCAGAGGACTCTCCTTCGAGAAGTAAAATTAGGCACAGTAGGCACTCTACGGAGATTGATGTAAAGCGGGATGAGCATAAGAGAGGAAGAGACGCTAAAGCTTCTTCGGCAAATGCTGAGAGTGGAAATCGCCGCAAGGATGGAAGTCGTGAGGGTGAGTATAAGAAAGGTTTGAGGCCTATTCTTTGTCTTTCTCCAGATTTTCCCTTACAAACAGAAGAACTCCTACCGTTGCTTGACATTTTAGCAAACAAAGTAAAAGCTATCAGGCGATTAAGAGAGTTACTCACTACCAAGCTACCGAAAGGCACCTTCCCTGTCAAG GTTGCAATTCCGATAGTACCCACTATCAGGGTGATCGTTACTTTTACAAAGTTTGAAGAATTGCAACCGGTAGATGAATTCTCGACGCCACCATCAAGTCCGACTGCTGGTGGCAGAGAAAGCGCTTCAGGCGTTCAGCCTTCAAGTCCATCATGGTTTCAGTGGATAAAGTCTCCTTATCAACGTGCGGGGGCTTCTACAGGTGGCTCTAGCAATAAGATCGAAAATATTCAGGACCCATTTGCAATTCCTCCCAATTATACGTGGATTACAGCAgaagcaaagaaaaagaaaatgcaggAGAAGAGTAAATCTAAAAAACCAAAAGCTCAGAAGTAG
- the LOC105158637 gene encoding uncharacterized protein At5g64816, which yields MVEVWWTLLGAAVPVFIAGQAFRMKARHAEEQRIKSARGKERSADDIFVCERVCTSKRMLKKVGAFSKDPIPDSCVTVCGVSELDACADACARTVCVNQHQVPNWNDVCLRRCQSECLKLSASRSS from the coding sequence ATGGTTGAGGTGTGGTGGACCCTCCTAGGGGCTGCTGTTCCAGTTTTCATTGCTGGTCAAGCTTTTAGAATGAAGGCAAGACATGCTGAGGAGCAAAGAATCAAAAGTGCCCGGGGCAAGGAGAGGAGTGCTGatgatatttttgtgtgcGAGAGAGTTTGTACATCAAAGAGAATGTTGAAGAAAGTTGGAGCATTTTCCAAGGATCCAATCCCCGATTCGTGTGTTACAGTTTGTGGTGTTTCTGAACTCGATGCCTGTGCTGATGCCTGTGCCCGGACCGTATGCGTGAACCAACATCAAGTCCCAAACTGGAATGATGTTTGCCTCAGAAGATGTCAAAGTGAATGTCTTAAACTCTCTGCTTCTCGTTCTTCATGA